Proteins from one Synechococcus sp. UW179A genomic window:
- a CDS encoding 16S rRNA (cytosine(967)-C(5))-methyltransferase: MAQPAESSSRDALLSRRVAWDVLEAVAAGAYADVALERALRRRSLAPVDRGFVTELSYGAIRWRQWLDGWLDRLGKVPARKQPPRLRWLLHIGLYQLLRMERVPASAAVNTTVELAKQGKLARLAPVVNGLLRSALRAREAGEGLALPEEPAAALAQEHSLPLWISRGLFQWCGSEQAERVARAFNQVPTLDLRVNRLRSTPDLAAALFAERHIATAPIAGCPDGLQVLEPFGDLRQWPGFSEGYWCVQDRAAQWVAPLLDPCPGQRVLDACAAPGGKATHLAELMGDRGEIWAVDRSPGRLQRVAANAARLGCCSIHALASDASQLGQERPEWRGRFDRILVDAPCSGLGTLARHPDARWRITEESVAELLKLQIDLLDGLRSLLAPGGRLVYATCTIHPSENTEQIHGWLQANPDLVLNSEQQRWPDPSGGDGFYAAVITAPAAA; this comes from the coding sequence ATGGCTCAACCTGCTGAATCCTCTTCCCGAGATGCTCTGCTCTCTCGCCGTGTCGCTTGGGATGTTCTTGAAGCGGTTGCTGCGGGGGCTTACGCGGATGTGGCTTTGGAGAGGGCTCTGCGCCGCCGGTCTCTGGCTCCTGTCGATCGCGGATTTGTCACGGAGCTGTCCTATGGGGCCATTCGCTGGCGTCAGTGGCTGGATGGCTGGCTGGATCGCTTGGGCAAAGTTCCAGCCCGTAAGCAACCTCCGCGTTTGCGCTGGCTCCTGCATATCGGCCTCTACCAGTTGCTGCGTATGGAACGCGTTCCTGCCTCGGCCGCAGTGAATACCACGGTGGAATTGGCCAAGCAGGGCAAGCTGGCGCGTTTGGCTCCGGTGGTGAATGGATTGTTGCGTTCTGCCTTGCGAGCTCGTGAGGCCGGTGAAGGGTTAGCTCTGCCCGAGGAGCCAGCGGCTGCTCTGGCCCAGGAGCATTCGCTGCCGCTATGGATCAGCCGTGGGTTGTTTCAGTGGTGTGGTTCGGAGCAGGCTGAGCGCGTTGCTAGGGCTTTCAATCAGGTGCCGACCCTTGATCTGCGCGTGAATCGCTTGCGTTCAACGCCTGATCTGGCCGCAGCACTGTTCGCCGAACGCCACATTGCAACAGCTCCGATCGCAGGCTGCCCGGATGGGCTTCAAGTGCTGGAACCGTTCGGTGATCTGCGCCAGTGGCCCGGTTTCAGCGAAGGATATTGGTGTGTCCAGGATCGTGCGGCCCAGTGGGTGGCTCCGCTGCTGGACCCATGCCCTGGTCAGCGAGTGTTAGACGCCTGTGCTGCCCCAGGAGGTAAAGCCACCCATCTGGCGGAGCTGATGGGTGATAGGGGAGAGATATGGGCAGTCGATCGTTCACCCGGTCGCTTGCAGCGGGTCGCCGCCAATGCCGCGCGACTGGGCTGCTGCAGCATCCATGCCCTGGCGTCTGATGCATCGCAGCTCGGGCAGGAGCGACCTGAGTGGAGGGGCCGATTTGACCGGATTCTTGTCGATGCACCCTGTTCGGGCCTGGGAACCTTGGCGCGTCATCCCGATGCTCGCTGGAGAATCACGGAGGAGTCGGTGGCTGAATTGCTGAAACTGCAGATCGACCTTCTCGATGGCCTCCGCTCTCTACTGGCCCCAGGCGGACGCCTGGTTTACGCGACCTGCACGATCCATCCTTCAGAAAACACTGAACAGATCCATGGCTGGCTGCAGGCCAATCCTGATCTCGTGCTCAATTCAGAGCAGCAACGCTGGCCTGATCCCAGTGGGGGGGATGGCTTTTATGCCGCAGTGATCACTGCACCGGCAGCGGCCTGA
- a CDS encoding phycobilisome rod-core linker polypeptide, with product MLSSTSVATQFGGERATKQPIKLRSGFAGSAEAADVDTAIQEAYKHVYGNGHVMECDRSISLEAELRDGRITVQEFIRGLAKSDFYRKNFYDSCSPQRTIELDFKHLLGRPPHDQSEVSECIQVQASQGHDALVDSLIDSEEYSQAFGEHGVPFVRSWQSQPGSAQSAFNRTAAVSLGYAYSDKAIGTGSRLGNQLASGRASTIAFPASAAAQWMRASSSWRGNQPPRWATRLATVFVIAGVIEVTRLVVTVAYSALSN from the coding sequence ATGCTTTCGTCCACCTCTGTCGCGACACAATTCGGCGGTGAACGTGCAACAAAGCAGCCCATAAAACTGCGTTCCGGCTTCGCAGGCTCTGCCGAAGCAGCCGATGTCGACACAGCGATTCAAGAGGCCTACAAGCATGTCTATGGCAATGGACATGTCATGGAGTGCGATCGCTCAATCTCACTTGAAGCTGAATTGCGTGATGGACGCATCACCGTGCAGGAGTTCATCCGCGGTCTGGCCAAGTCGGACTTCTATCGGAAAAATTTTTACGACTCCTGCTCTCCACAGCGAACCATCGAACTGGATTTCAAACATCTCCTGGGCAGACCGCCTCACGATCAAAGTGAAGTGTCCGAATGCATTCAGGTTCAGGCTTCACAAGGGCACGATGCGCTCGTGGATTCTCTGATTGACTCAGAGGAATACAGCCAAGCCTTCGGAGAGCATGGCGTTCCATTCGTGCGCTCCTGGCAATCCCAGCCTGGATCAGCTCAGTCGGCCTTCAACAGAACTGCCGCGGTGTCTCTGGGGTACGCCTACAGCGACAAAGCGATCGGAACAGGCTCCAGGCTGGGCAATCAACTGGCTTCAGGACGCGCCAGCACGATCGCTTTTCCTGCCTCCGCCGCAGCCCAGTGGATGCGGGCCTCCAGCAGCTGGAGGGGGAATCAGCCTCCCCGCTGGGCCACTCGGCTGGCAACGGTGTTCGTCATCGCTGGCGTCATCGAAGTCACACGTCTAGTGGTCACGGTGGCCTACAGCGCCCTGAGCAACTGA
- the hisF gene encoding imidazole glycerol phosphate synthase subunit HisF → MVALRLIPCLDVAKGRVVKGVNFVGLRDAGDPVELACRYSQAGADELVFLDIAASHEGRATLVEMVRRTSDQVTIPFTVGGGIASVEGITELLRAGADKVSLNSSAVRRPELVQEGADRFGCQCIVVAIDARRRDAGGWDVYVKGGRENTGLDVIRWARRVAELGAGEILLTSMDGDGTQAGYDLELTRAVAQAVPVPVIASGGAGCLDHIAAALDNGPSGGQASAALLASLLHDGILTVEAIKADLLSRSLMIRPLEA, encoded by the coding sequence ATGGTCGCCCTGCGCTTGATTCCCTGTCTTGATGTCGCCAAGGGGCGCGTGGTGAAGGGTGTGAATTTCGTGGGACTTCGCGATGCGGGAGATCCTGTTGAGTTGGCCTGCCGTTACAGCCAGGCCGGTGCGGATGAACTCGTGTTTTTGGATATCGCGGCGAGTCATGAGGGCCGAGCCACGTTGGTGGAAATGGTCCGTAGAACATCGGATCAGGTCACCATCCCCTTCACGGTTGGTGGTGGCATCGCCTCGGTGGAGGGCATCACCGAGCTACTGCGGGCCGGTGCTGACAAGGTCAGCCTCAACTCCTCAGCGGTGCGAAGGCCGGAGCTGGTTCAGGAGGGAGCGGACCGCTTCGGATGCCAGTGCATCGTGGTCGCCATCGATGCTCGCCGCAGGGATGCAGGCGGATGGGATGTCTATGTCAAGGGTGGTCGAGAGAACACCGGTCTGGACGTGATTCGTTGGGCACGGCGGGTCGCAGAACTCGGAGCCGGCGAAATCCTGCTCACTTCCATGGATGGGGATGGCACCCAAGCGGGGTATGACCTAGAGCTCACACGGGCTGTTGCACAGGCTGTGCCTGTGCCTGTGATCGCTTCCGGAGGCGCCGGTTGTCTTGACCACATCGCTGCGGCTCTCGACAACGGTCCAAGTGGAGGCCAGGCATCTGCTGCACTGCTGGCATCCCTGCTGCATGACGGAATCCTCACCGTTGAGGCGATTAAGGCAGATTTGCTTAGCAGGAGCCTGATGATCCGGCCCTTAGAGGCTTGA
- a CDS encoding transglycosylase domain-containing protein, which produces MIRTRRHWFLIGGSALVIGSGVALAQSAVVKAFDATLPDARGISRFNRPGTITLLASNGAVIQKLGPATREKIQPGEMPLLVKQAFIAAEDRRFYEHNGVDIWGIGRALVRNVRQGAVREGASTITQQLARTVFLSQDRTITRKLKEAALAYKLERQLSKEQILEQYLNYVYLGASAYGLSDAAWVYYSKTPDQLNLQEAALIAGLPPAPSVYSPLVNPELALERRSIVLNRMRQAGFITASEAEQARSSPLDLKPAIPKYFNSSAPYFTSWVAQQLPQLITPEQIELGGLKIRTSLNLDWQKKAQQVVRKFAPFNTEGVIVSMEPGTGLVRVMVGGKNFSSSQFNRATQGLRSPGSTFKLFPYAAAISSGVKPEDIFVDAPRCWSGYCPKNFKNKYFGNISLADALKNSLNTVAVQLQDKVGFDAIISTANKLGIGNERPLGKYYPMAIGAYEQTVLDMTAAYAAVANRGVYVKPMAFEEIRGPEGNVLWSRRIDGDKGSRALDSEVADAMNWMLQRVVTGGTGAAARLDDRPVAGKTGTSEGARDLWFIGSIPQLTTAVWFGYDNNAETKSSSGEAAWAWKQFMTQVKGSYNVQNFPPKPVLNRPFKGPKKKGNTPSGDAASGGNGDQPFSSGEQPTPVAPAAPPRRYVAPNDGPPVDENFRPLPVQ; this is translated from the coding sequence GTGATTCGCACCCGTCGTCATTGGTTCCTGATCGGCGGTTCAGCCCTCGTGATCGGCAGTGGTGTGGCTCTGGCCCAATCTGCTGTGGTGAAGGCATTCGATGCCACACTCCCCGATGCACGCGGCATCAGCCGTTTCAACAGACCCGGCACGATCACCCTGCTGGCCAGCAATGGGGCGGTGATCCAGAAACTTGGGCCTGCAACCCGCGAGAAGATCCAACCAGGTGAGATGCCTCTGCTCGTGAAGCAGGCATTCATCGCAGCGGAAGACCGGCGCTTTTATGAGCACAACGGCGTTGATATCTGGGGAATCGGCCGGGCACTGGTGCGCAACGTGCGCCAGGGGGCCGTTCGGGAAGGCGCCAGCACGATCACCCAGCAGCTGGCTCGAACGGTGTTCCTCAGCCAGGACCGCACGATCACGCGCAAGCTCAAGGAAGCTGCACTGGCCTACAAACTCGAACGCCAGCTCAGCAAAGAGCAGATTCTTGAGCAATACCTGAACTATGTGTATCTCGGGGCCAGCGCCTATGGGCTGTCTGATGCCGCCTGGGTGTATTACTCCAAGACACCGGATCAACTCAATCTTCAGGAAGCCGCACTGATTGCAGGACTGCCTCCGGCTCCATCGGTGTATTCACCCCTGGTGAATCCGGAACTGGCCCTGGAGCGGAGAAGCATTGTGCTGAATCGGATGCGCCAGGCTGGCTTTATCACTGCGAGTGAAGCCGAGCAGGCACGCAGCAGCCCACTCGATCTCAAACCAGCCATTCCCAAATATTTCAACAGCTCAGCGCCTTACTTCACCAGTTGGGTTGCTCAGCAGTTGCCGCAGCTGATAACCCCCGAGCAGATCGAGCTGGGAGGCCTGAAGATCCGCACCAGCCTCAACCTCGATTGGCAGAAGAAAGCCCAGCAAGTGGTCCGGAAGTTTGCCCCGTTCAACACTGAAGGGGTGATCGTGTCAATGGAACCAGGCACGGGCCTGGTGCGGGTCATGGTGGGAGGCAAAAACTTCAGTAGCAGTCAATTCAACAGAGCAACCCAGGGCCTGCGCTCGCCGGGATCCACCTTCAAGCTGTTTCCCTATGCCGCCGCCATCAGTTCCGGCGTGAAGCCCGAAGACATCTTTGTGGATGCTCCGCGCTGCTGGTCTGGATACTGCCCCAAGAATTTCAAGAACAAATACTTCGGCAATATTTCCCTCGCTGACGCCCTCAAAAATTCGCTGAACACAGTGGCCGTGCAGCTGCAGGACAAGGTCGGCTTCGACGCGATCATCAGCACAGCGAACAAGCTGGGCATCGGCAACGAGCGCCCTCTTGGCAAGTATTACCCGATGGCGATCGGTGCCTATGAGCAGACCGTGCTCGACATGACTGCGGCCTATGCCGCAGTGGCCAATCGTGGGGTGTACGTGAAGCCGATGGCCTTCGAAGAGATCCGCGGTCCTGAAGGCAATGTTCTCTGGAGTCGGCGTATCGATGGTGACAAGGGAAGTCGAGCCCTCGACAGCGAAGTAGCCGATGCCATGAACTGGATGCTGCAAAGGGTGGTGACAGGCGGAACGGGTGCCGCAGCCCGACTCGACGATCGCCCTGTAGCGGGCAAAACCGGTACCTCGGAAGGAGCCAGGGACCTATGGTTCATCGGCTCAATCCCCCAGCTCACCACCGCGGTCTGGTTCGGCTACGACAACAATGCTGAAACCAAAAGCAGCAGTGGCGAGGCGGCCTGGGCCTGGAAGCAATTCATGACTCAGGTCAAAGGCAGCTACAACGTCCAAAACTTTCCTCCTAAACCGGTGCTCAACCGCCCATTCAAAGGGCCTAAGAAGAAGGGCAACACCCCATCTGGAGACGCAGCATCCGGTGGCAATGGTGATCAACCCTTCAGCAGCGGAGAACAACCGACACCAGTCGCGCCAGCCGCACCTCCCAGGCGCTATGTCGCTCCAAACGACGGTCCACCGGTTGATGAGAACTTCAGGCCGCTGCCGGTGCAGTGA
- a CDS encoding MGMT family protein, giving the protein MKGTDFDQRVYAMVGQIPHGYLSTYGQVADRIGAYGCARQVGWALRRLSLPTLIPWQRVVNAQGRISMSLSREGTDWMQRDLLIAEGIPVDLEGRLPLKRFLWSPDERQISQMNQLLRAL; this is encoded by the coding sequence ATGAAAGGCACCGATTTTGATCAACGTGTCTACGCCATGGTTGGGCAGATTCCGCATGGATATCTCTCGACCTATGGCCAGGTTGCGGACCGGATTGGTGCCTATGGCTGTGCGCGACAAGTGGGTTGGGCTCTACGTCGTTTGAGCCTGCCGACTCTCATTCCTTGGCAGCGTGTGGTCAATGCCCAGGGTCGTATCTCCATGAGCCTCAGTCGCGAGGGAACCGACTGGATGCAGCGGGACCTTTTGATCGCCGAGGGAATTCCTGTGGATCTAGAAGGCCGTTTGCCCCTCAAAAGGTTCCTGTGGTCACCTGATGAAAGGCAAATTTCCCAGATGAATCAGTTGCTCAGGGCGCTGTAG
- the ubiE gene encoding bifunctional demethylmenaquinone methyltransferase/2-methoxy-6-polyprenyl-1,4-benzoquinol methylase UbiE, with protein sequence MKPGDAEAVEQLFNDAAPSYDRLNDWLSLGLHRQWKRQMVLQLSPQPGEQWLDLCCGTGDLALALARRLRPGGSVVGVDAAAEPLVIAAQRSAREPWLPVHWQQGDALNLELPDASADGALMAYGLRNLADPAAGLRELRRVLREGGRAGLLDFNRLPSGTAAAVFQRTYLRRVVVPVASRAGLAEHYAYLEESLKCFPDGPAQQQLALDAGFRGASHRPLAAGLMGLLTVWT encoded by the coding sequence TTGAAACCCGGCGATGCTGAAGCTGTTGAACAATTGTTTAACGATGCTGCGCCCAGCTACGACAGGCTGAATGACTGGTTGAGTCTCGGGCTTCATCGTCAATGGAAGCGACAGATGGTGCTGCAGCTGTCACCGCAGCCAGGTGAGCAATGGCTGGATCTGTGTTGCGGAACGGGTGATCTGGCCCTCGCTCTCGCGCGCCGTTTGAGACCTGGTGGGAGCGTGGTTGGTGTGGATGCGGCGGCTGAACCTCTGGTGATCGCGGCCCAGCGATCGGCACGGGAACCCTGGCTGCCGGTGCACTGGCAGCAGGGCGATGCTTTGAATCTGGAGCTGCCGGATGCCAGCGCTGATGGGGCCTTGATGGCCTATGGATTGCGAAATCTGGCTGATCCAGCGGCTGGCCTCAGGGAGCTGCGCCGGGTGTTGCGTGAGGGAGGCCGTGCCGGTCTGCTGGATTTCAATCGACTGCCGTCTGGCACTGCTGCGGCTGTGTTCCAACGGACGTACCTGCGCAGGGTGGTGGTTCCTGTTGCGTCTCGGGCTGGCCTTGCTGAGCACTACGCCTATCTCGAAGAAAGCCTCAAGTGTTTTCCCGATGGACCCGCACAGCAGCAGCTCGCTCTTGATGCCGGTTTCCGCGGAGCCTCTCATCGCCCCCTGGCCGCAGGCCTAATGGGTCTTCTTACGGTTTGGACCTGA
- a CDS encoding AIR synthase, whose translation MGTILTSNAALELMRQSAVAGIPGEMHAEVVSGGCSDYAIVFKAGRNSGEPISRESGVTLYSKAEQVRLFSGLVIDYQESLSGGGFFLSGKSIDVSSCGNCFSFRAD comes from the coding sequence ATGGGCACGATCTTGACGTCCAATGCGGCTTTGGAGCTCATGCGTCAATCCGCTGTTGCAGGCATACCAGGTGAAATGCATGCCGAAGTGGTGTCCGGAGGTTGCTCTGATTACGCGATTGTGTTCAAAGCAGGCCGCAACTCAGGTGAGCCAATCTCCAGGGAATCTGGAGTAACTCTCTACTCCAAGGCTGAGCAGGTTCGGCTGTTTTCTGGACTTGTGATCGACTATCAGGAGTCTTTATCCGGCGGCGGATTTTTTCTTTCTGGAAAGTCGATTGATGTGTCGTCCTGTGGAAATTGTTTCTCTTTCAGGGCTGATTAA
- the trmH gene encoding tRNA (guanosine(18)-2'-O)-methyltransferase TrmH — protein MPILPRRFQRLKQVLNCRMTDLTVLVEHVEKPHNLSAILRSCDAVGVLEAHAVSFSGRPRTFNSTAQGSQRWVPLHDHADISSAVRHLKNQGFRLYGTNLGVNARDYRECDFTGPSAFVLGAEKWGLTAEATALMDQAVFIPMRGMVQSLNVSVATATLLFEALRQRQAAGLAPLEGEGIPAERYTDLLFEWCYPDVAGWCREQGRSYPALSKEGEILEQLPRTAKLHC, from the coding sequence ATGCCGATCCTTCCCCGCAGATTTCAGCGTCTGAAGCAGGTTCTGAACTGCCGGATGACGGATCTCACCGTGCTGGTGGAGCACGTGGAAAAGCCCCATAACCTCTCGGCCATCCTGCGCAGCTGTGATGCCGTGGGGGTTCTAGAAGCCCATGCCGTGAGTTTCAGCGGACGGCCCCGCACCTTTAACAGCACCGCCCAGGGCAGTCAGCGCTGGGTGCCGCTGCATGACCATGCCGACATCAGCAGCGCCGTACGCCACCTTAAAAATCAAGGATTCCGGCTGTATGGCACCAACCTGGGCGTGAACGCGCGCGACTACCGCGAATGCGACTTCACAGGCCCCAGTGCCTTCGTTCTCGGTGCCGAGAAATGGGGACTGACCGCAGAAGCCACCGCGTTAATGGATCAGGCGGTCTTCATCCCGATGCGTGGCATGGTGCAGTCTTTGAATGTGTCGGTGGCCACGGCCACACTGCTGTTTGAGGCCCTCAGGCAGCGTCAGGCTGCTGGGCTCGCCCCACTTGAAGGTGAAGGAATTCCCGCAGAGCGATACACCGACCTGCTGTTTGAGTGGTGCTATCCGGACGTGGCGGGCTGGTGCCGTGAGCAGGGCCGCAGCTATCCAGCCCTCTCAAAAGAGGGTGAGATTCTCGAGCAGCTGCCTCGTACAGCCAAGCTGCATTGCTGA
- the chlG gene encoding chlorophyll synthase ChlG, producing the protein MSDARQLLGMKGASGTTNIWKLRLQLMKPVTWIPLIWGVVCGAAASGSYEWRFDHVLAAIICMVMSGPLLAGYTQTINDYYDREIDAINEPYRPIPSGAITLGQVRLQIWVLLLSGLAVAWGLDQWAHHEIPVLFLLAVGGSLVSYIYSAPPLKLKQNGWLGNYALGASYIALPWWAGQALFGQLTWATALLTLAYSLAGLGIAVVNDFKSVEGDRALGLQSLPVAFGIGPASWISAGMIDVFQLLMVAVLIAIGQHFAAVLLVLLIVPQITFQDIWLLRDPVAYDVKYQASAQPFLVLGMLVTALAIGHSPLTQVM; encoded by the coding sequence GTGAGTGACGCCCGTCAGCTGCTCGGCATGAAAGGTGCCAGTGGCACCACCAACATCTGGAAGCTGCGTCTGCAGCTGATGAAACCGGTCACCTGGATCCCCTTGATCTGGGGTGTTGTCTGCGGTGCAGCAGCAAGCGGGAGCTACGAATGGCGGTTTGACCACGTCTTAGCCGCCATCATCTGCATGGTGATGAGTGGCCCACTTCTGGCGGGTTACACCCAGACCATCAACGACTACTACGACCGCGAAATCGACGCGATCAACGAGCCTTACCGGCCGATCCCCTCCGGCGCGATCACCCTCGGACAGGTGAGGCTGCAGATCTGGGTCTTGCTGCTCAGCGGACTAGCAGTGGCCTGGGGGCTCGACCAATGGGCTCACCATGAAATCCCTGTTCTGTTCTTGCTGGCAGTTGGCGGGTCTTTGGTTAGCTACATCTACTCGGCGCCTCCCCTCAAGCTCAAACAGAACGGCTGGCTGGGGAACTACGCCCTCGGCGCAAGTTATATCGCCCTTCCCTGGTGGGCAGGTCAGGCACTCTTCGGTCAGCTCACCTGGGCGACCGCCCTGCTCACCCTGGCCTACAGCCTCGCTGGGCTTGGGATCGCCGTCGTCAACGACTTCAAGAGTGTTGAAGGTGATCGTGCCCTCGGGCTTCAGTCACTTCCGGTCGCATTCGGAATCGGCCCCGCAAGTTGGATCAGCGCTGGAATGATCGATGTTTTTCAGCTGCTGATGGTTGCGGTGCTGATCGCAATCGGGCAGCATTTCGCTGCCGTTCTTCTCGTGCTTCTGATCGTGCCTCAGATCACCTTCCAGGACATCTGGCTGCTGCGTGATCCCGTGGCCTACGACGTGAAGTACCAGGCAAGCGCACAACCCTTTCTGGTGCTTGGAATGCTGGTCACCGCTTTAGCGATTGGTCACAGCCCTCTGACCCAAGTCATGTGA
- the glyQ gene encoding glycine--tRNA ligase subunit alpha, with product MHFQDIISTLNRFWSEQGCLLLQPYDTEKGAGTMSPHTVLRAIGPEPWAVAYPEPCRRPTDGRYGDNPNRAQHYFQYQVLIKPSPDGIQETYLASLEAMGIRAADHDIRFVEDNWESPTLGAWGVGWEVWLDGMEVTQFTYFQQCGGIDCKPVSIEITYGLERLAMYLQDVESIWDLSWNAERSYGDIWLPFEKGQCQFNFEASNPERLKQLFAIYEAEAADLIDNKLPAPALDFVLKCSHTFNLLEARGVISVTERTATIGRIRNLARKVAEAWLAEREALGFPLLEQPAAAATAV from the coding sequence ATGCATTTTCAGGACATCATCAGCACTCTCAACCGTTTCTGGTCGGAGCAGGGTTGTCTGCTGCTGCAGCCCTACGACACGGAAAAGGGCGCAGGAACCATGAGTCCGCACACCGTGCTGAGGGCCATTGGTCCTGAGCCGTGGGCGGTGGCTTATCCCGAGCCTTGTCGTCGCCCCACTGATGGTCGCTATGGCGACAATCCCAATCGGGCTCAGCATTATTTCCAGTACCAGGTGCTGATCAAGCCTTCACCGGATGGCATCCAGGAGACCTATCTCGCTTCGCTGGAAGCCATGGGGATCCGTGCTGCTGATCACGATATCCGCTTCGTGGAAGACAACTGGGAGTCACCGACCCTCGGAGCCTGGGGTGTGGGCTGGGAGGTGTGGCTGGATGGCATGGAGGTGACCCAGTTCACCTATTTCCAGCAGTGCGGCGGCATCGACTGCAAGCCGGTGTCGATTGAGATCACCTATGGGCTTGAGCGTTTGGCGATGTATTTGCAGGACGTGGAAAGCATCTGGGATTTGAGCTGGAATGCCGAGCGCAGTTACGGCGATATTTGGCTTCCGTTTGAAAAAGGACAGTGCCAGTTCAATTTCGAGGCCTCCAACCCTGAGCGCCTCAAGCAGTTGTTTGCCATCTATGAAGCTGAAGCAGCCGATCTGATCGACAACAAGCTGCCGGCGCCGGCCCTGGACTTTGTGCTCAAGTGCAGCCACACCTTCAACTTGCTCGAAGCCCGTGGGGTGATCTCGGTGACGGAGCGCACAGCCACCATCGGTCGCATCCGCAACTTGGCCCGCAAGGTGGCCGAGGCCTGGCTGGCTGAGCGGGAAGCGCTGGGATTTCCATTACTGGAGCAGCCCGCTGCCGCTGCCACCGCTGTCTGA
- a CDS encoding DUF2862 domain-containing protein: MTGSEPLPTPKLESIEVGSKVRVTRVRDRIPQDMVDLLKSDAFGTVTEFRTVDGKGIGVVVELSDGSSSWFFEDEIVAA, encoded by the coding sequence ATAACCGGCTCAGAACCTCTTCCAACCCCGAAACTCGAGTCCATTGAGGTCGGAAGCAAAGTTCGCGTAACCCGGGTTCGTGATCGCATTCCTCAGGACATGGTTGACCTGTTGAAAAGTGATGCATTCGGCACCGTGACTGAATTCCGCACGGTCGACGGCAAAGGTATTGGAGTGGTGGTCGAGCTGAGTGATGGATCCAGCTCCTGGTTCTTTGAAGACGAGATCGTCGCAGCCTGA